Within Meles meles chromosome 19, mMelMel3.1 paternal haplotype, whole genome shotgun sequence, the genomic segment GCTGGCTCTTAGACCCTGACAGTGGtttggcgggggtggggctgggggagggggctgctttTGTGGCAATTGTCCTAACCTGCCCCCAACCTACTCACATCCTTGGTAGCCTCAGACCCCGAGGGCCTGAAAGGCCTTTGTCCTTGGAAGAGACGCTGACAGTAAGATCTAGAACCAGTCTTAGAGTGAGGCAGACTGAGAACCTTCTAGTCTTGGACCAATAAGGTAATCTAGAACCCAGCCAGACCTAGAATGTGGGGTGGCCAGGGTCACCCGAGAGATCTGCGGCTTAGGTAGACCTAGAACAGCGCTTGCCGCACGGAGTGTTCAAACTCAGCGAGGAAGAGTGGCAAAGGTTCCACAGGGCTTACAAAGGCTGAGGCTTTGGACTAGCTGGCTTGCCTATGGCTGTGGTTCGTGCTTCTTCCTAATAGTGCCACATGTGGGCCCTCTCCTGCCTGGCAACAGCTGCCCATGGGACTGGGGCGCTGGATGGCCCCCATTCTGACTTCTCTGTGCCCATGCTCTGCTGAGGCCAGGTCTTGGGGGCTTCGGCAGCTGGAGCAGGCCTTGGAGCCCACGACGCTTTCCAGCGGGGCTTCTCCACACCTCATCCAAGGCTCTGTCTATCCGTGAGGCAGCCTTGCCCTCTACCCGCCCCCCACTGGGACTGGGGCTCGGCTATGTTCCCAGAGGGAGACTAGGTGAGTGCATGGCCGCTGCACACGGGGGCCGGCCCTCAAATGTGGACGGGCTTTGGGACAGCCCGGCTTTGGGAATTCTCATGCCTCAGCTTCTGCCCAGCCTGTATGCCCTGGTGCACAATGGCAGGATGGGGTAGGGCCTTGGGAGCCCTTGGAGCTTGGAGCGCACAGAGGACCAGGCTGTTGGTGGAGAGGCGGGCCTCCCCAGAGGGTCCTTGCCAGGGCAGGCCGTGAGTCAGGAGGCTCTGGCACCGGCTATGCGTCCTGGGTAGAAGGCCTCAGTCCCAGACCCCGGCTGCCATGCTCCCGGGCTGTGCACGCCACGCTGTCGCTGTGGCAGGGTTTTGCCGGTGGGTGGCCGTACCTGTTGAAGGGTGTTTGGAGGGGCTGCCCCTGAGGGGACCCTgccaaccccaccccccaaggaGGGGCTCCTAACTGTCCACAGCCAGGCCTGGGTCAGATGGGGCTGGCTGCCCTGGGCATTAGAGAGGCCCCAGCCCTCCTCTGTGGAGCAGACAGGGGCCAGCAGGGTCTCCCTCAAGCTTCCCGCAGGTTCTGGGTTTTTGTCAGaatccctgccctccagaggACAGGCTGCTGGCATGGGACCTGTCTCTCCTGCCAGGGTGCGTGCCTGTTTCCACACCTGTGCACACAGGCGTGTGGGTACACACCGAGCGCGTGTGTGCGTATAGATTGTGGCGCGTGTGTACTTGTTTACACTGCGTCTTGTGAGCAGGCACACTGGGCGTGTGAGCGTGTGCTATGGCACGCATGCTGACCCCCCATccacgcctgcctctcttcctcccctagGGGCCCCctgagtgagtgtgtgtgcgtggtTTGTCCCGTGTCTcagggtggtgggtggtgggctGGTGTGGCCTCTGCCTGGGTGTGCCTGGGGCTGCCTGGGACTCGTGTgttgccagggaggggaccatgTGATCCCGGGCCCGGTGCCCAAGTGCGTTCCATCTGAGGCTCATTCACATGAGTCGGGTGCGTTGGGTATGCGGGACCCAAGACCGCCTTGCCCAGCCTACGGGTGCTCACTGGGCGTGGGGCCATGGGTCGGGGTATCTGACGGCCAATACGAGTTTTCTGGGTGGGTCTGCCTGGCAAGGGTCCGTGCGCATGGGGCAAGGAGGCTGCTGTGTCTGGGTCTCACACTAGTTTTCCAGGCCTGGAACGTGTCATGTCGGTGGGCAGGTGCGAGTGGCCAGTTGTGTCTGTCTCTGGCTGGGGCTTGTGGGGGTGGGCCGGGTACAGAACATGTGCTAGGGTCCTGCCCAGCTGTGGCCCCAGTGGACATCTGTCGTGCCTGGCATGGGCCCAGAGTTCCACGTGGCggccccctcacccctgcaggtGGCCTGGCCCGGTGACCTGGCCCCGGCCTCAGAcgccccactctccctctctcccagaaTAAGCCGCCTCTTCAATGGCACCGAGCCCATCGTCCTGGACAGTCTGAAGCAACACTATTTCATCGACAGGGATGGGGAGATTTTCCGCTACGTCCTGAGCTTCCTGCGGACGTCCAAGCTGCTGCTCCCGGATGACTTCAAGGTGAGTCTGCGGCTGTCCGCTCCCGGCACCGCCTCTGTGGGGCCATTCCAGAGGGGACGCTGGGACTTCATGAATGGGCCCGTGGTCGTCATGGCAACGATAAAAAAGTTAACCGATGAAGCCGAGGGCTACATCCGTTTTTCTAAACTAATTttgttttctcacatttttaGCTTATTTATCAGGGTGTAACAATGATTAAGCAGCAGCAGTTACCCCGTTTTGTTTGTCGCCTTGAAGGACGGTTGCAGGCCCAAGTTGGAGCTTCCCACAACTGTTCCTCGTTGGCAGTGAGCAGGGAAAACCCTGATCCAAACCAAAGACCTCTTAAACAAGAGGTTACCCAAGGTCCTGGGGCAAGCCTCTCTAGGGCAGTGGACCTGGTTCCGAAAGGCCTGCCTCCGCGCTGGGCCGCTCCACAGTGTCAGGGATCCCAGAGGAAGGGAGCTCAGGCCTGGCTCGAGCCAGCagatgtccttccttccttcctgcaccCAGAGGCCCAGTGGCCCTCGGGCTGTTTTGTTCTCCATCCAACTGATACTGGGTGCCAACCACCAAAGTCAGGCCAGAGATAACTGGTAATAGGGGCAgacatgggtcctgtccccatagCACTTACAACCCAGTGGGAAGACAGGtgctgaacaacaacaaaaatgcatgAATTCCCTGGGGGGGCAAATGTTCCATAGAAGTAGAGAGTGTAGTGAAGGAGAGCCATGGAGAACCCGGCCCCAGGGGGTTCGGAGGGAAGGATGCTTCTCCGGGTGGAGGAGGAATGGGGCCAAACAAGTGTGAGGGCCTTGATGAGGGGGCAGGGTGGCAAGAAGCTTGGTACCTTCCAGAACCAGAGAGAAGGTGTCGGCTTGGGGCTCTGTATGAACAGGGCCAGGGAAAGGAGGCTGCCCTTTGAGGCGGGACCTTGGTGACCAGCTCTGGCGTTTGGTATTTTACCCGGAATGCAGTGGAAGGGTTGTAAGCAGGGAATGACCATCCGGTTTGCAAGTGAGAAGGACAGCCCTGGCTGCTGCGTGGGGAAGGATGCCGTGAGGGCGAGGCATGGGAGCAGGAGGCCAAGGGAGGTTTCCTGGAGGCCTTGGTCCAGGTGGGAGACAGCGAAGAGAAACAAAGCGGCAGATTAGATTTCTGTTTAGGAATTGGCCACAGAAGGCCGTGGCATGCGTGGATCGGTCGGGGGTAAGGGGACTCGAGGTTGCCTCCtggcctttggcttgggtccctGAGGGGATGCATGGAGGCCCTGGGGTGGGACAAGCTGGAGGGAGTTGCGTGATGACGGGGCATCGGGTGGAGAGGTTCTGGGCTGTAAGGGAAAATGTGCGCAggtataatttaaaaactttggGAGTGACTGGGAGCAGACGCCAGGGAGGGAGCCCTGAGGAGCCCCAGCAGAGGGACAGGATGGGTCCCTGGCAGACAAGACAGACCCAGGTGGGGGCCTTGGCCTTCCCTCCGAGTAGCTGCAGAGGCTGGGGCCAGCAGGGGGAAGGGACTGAGGGCCTGTGGGGTGGCCCTGCTCTGGGGGTTGGGCCTCCTTGCCTCTCCCCCAGGGGTCCTCAGGCTCACCCACTGGCATTGAGCTCAGCCCCAGTGAGTGGCCCAAGTCCTGGGTCCTAAGCTGCTCAGGGCCAGGGCAAACATGGGTGTGCATGTGTTTGAGGGACAGGTGGTGTGAGCCTGCCAGCCTGGGAGTGGGCTGTGTAGAGGGGGGCTTCCCGCTCCCAGatgcctcctctgcctgcctgctaGGGCAGGATGGGCCCAGCGCTCTGCAGATTTCGTCTTCCCTCAGACCTCACCTCCTTCTCTGAGCTGGGTGTTTATGTCCACTTTATAAACAGGAAAACTGGCTCTGAGAAGGTCAGTAACGGTGATCAGAGGTCTCAGGGCTGGTAGATAGTGTGCCAGAAATTGGCCCCAGGCAGCTCTGCTTTGCCTCCCTGGGAGCTGTGACCCCCACTTCCTCatctcctccccgcccccgcagGTGAGGCTGCTGCTGTGCTGTGCCACGCCCAGCCTCTCCTCTCGGGGATTCTAAGAAGGCAGCAGGTCCCCAGGCATAGGCACGGCCTCCGCTCCACTAGTCCAGCCCCCTTGGTCTTTGCAGAGGCCGCTCCCTGCTCCAGGCACTTGAGGCCAGATGGAGGAGTGTTACCCGGCAAAGGCCCATGCCAGCTGCTGCCTTTTGGATTAAGGCTAGAGTCCTGAGGCTTGTCTGCGTTCACCTGAGCCTCATTGTCCCCATCCATACAATGGGCACAACCATCCCAGTGTGCACTGAGCAGTGGGGTAGCAGCTCCAAGGAAGTGCATATGGGGCAGGGCacgtggggggggcggggctggagggggcggggctggagCCCGAAAGAGCAGCCCCCACCCGCTGCCCTCCGATCTGCGCGCGCCCACAGGACTTCAGCCTGCTGTACGAGGAGGCCCGGTATTACCAGCTGCAGCCCATGGTGCGGGAGCTGGAGCGCtggcagcaggagcaggagcagcggcgccgcagccGCGCCTGTGACTGCCTGGTGGTGCGGGTCACGCCGGACTTGGGGGAGCGCATCGCGCTCAGTGGCGAGAAGGCCCTCATCGAGGAGGTCTTCCCTGAGACGGGGGACGTCATGTGCAACTCTGTCAACGCCGGCTGGAACCAGGACCCCACGCACGTCATCCGCTTCCCGCTCAATGGCTACTGCCGGCTCAACTCCGTGCAGGTGAGGGCTGCGCCTGCCCCGCCCGCCGCGCCCGCCTTCCCCCTCCTTCACCCCCTTGGCCCTCTGGCAGGCGGGCTACTGGGATAGGTGGAGGGAGGCGCCGTCCCTGAAATGGTGAAGCCCTCCGTGCCATCTTACAGAAAAGGCAACAATGTGTCGATGCATAATTTATGTCCCGCTCATAATTAAATGATGGCGCCTGGGGGATGGACTTAAAAAAATTgatctgggctttttttttttcccccaaaaggatGTTCTATAAAAATGGCCCAGAGTATTTTCAACAAAGTGTGCTTCATTTGACACCCAGAGTCTGCCTTTCGATTCAAATTAAACCCAGGCcatgggcggggggcggggggggggggcaggtcagAGGCTGAGGGAGGGTGGCCTGGAGCCCCCTTGCTCCCAATGCTGacccacagccccccccccccccccaaacagcCGAAGGTGAGCTGAGCTGGCCTTCCTCAGATGGGTGTAGAACCCATCTGAGGAACCCCAGATGGATGGGGCCTATTCCATACCGGCTCTTCCAGACCCAAGAACATGCTCCTAATTTAGGCTTAGGGCAGAGTGGACACTGCGGGGGGGAagtctccctccccctgcacacatTCCACAGGCTGTCAGTCAGAACTTGCTACTTGTGGGACACAGGTGTCAGACACAGTGAcaagacacccccacccccacccttcacAGAGGCACAAACTGACATGGACACGGAGGCCTACAGAGACTCAGACACCAAGAgcgctcctccccctccccaccctgagtTCCCTTGAGCTGATGAGCCCCGGGGCCCCAAACCATCTGGGACTCACAGCTCAGGGAAGCAGGTGGCTGCCCAGAGGCCGGGGGCAGGGTCTCTGTTATTGAGTCAGGCCTcagtgaggtgggggaggagggcagggaccacATGTCCCTAGAGAGAGGGTTAGGCCCTGGACAAGAGAGAAGGGACCCCAAGTCTCTTTCTGCCTCCGGATGGAGGCTGTGGACCCCCTAAGAGGGGCAGGTTGGGGTAGCCTTTCCCAGGTTTGGTCACATAGGGGGACCCTGGGTCTGGCTGCTCCCGTCCCTCCTGTGGTTGCTCAGCGAGTGATTCTAGAAGCAGCGCGACAGGAAGGCTAGCTTGCCCTGGTTGATGCCCACCTGCCGGCAAGGTCGAGCCAGGCCGGCTCTCTTGCTGCGGGGCCCTGCTGACGCTTCTCTCTTCCCCGGGCAGGTGCTGGAGAGGCTGTTCCAGAGGGGTTTCAGTGTGGCTGCGTCCTGTGGGGGTGGCGTGGACTCCTCCCAGTTCAGCGAGTACGTGCTCTGCCGGGAGGAGCGGCGGCCACAGCCCACCCCCACTGCGGTCCGGATAAAGCAGGAGCCCCTGGACTAGGCCCTGCCTCAGTGCCCGCCTGAGGCCGTCTGGCCCTGGGGACACCCCCAGGGACCTGGAAACAATGCTGGGGAGTGCCGCCTCTGCCTGCTCAGCTGCGGGGCATGAGACTGAGGGCGGCGCTGGAGGGTCCAGAACCAGCCCGGGGAGCCCCAGGTATCATGGCCACAGAACGTGGGCTGCCAGAGGCCCACCCACTGAAGTACGGTTGATGGGACCCAGAGATGCTGCCGTGGGAACAGTGCTCCGTGTGCTCGGGTTCCCCAGCCCCGTGCGGCCTTCCCCAGGGTGGGGTCCGCAGAGGCTTCCCGGCCCACGCCAAAGGAGCCGCTCATCCTTCTCCACGCGTGGCAACTCCTTTGGGTCTCCTTGCGTCACAGATGGATTATTTTTCTACAGTATTTAAGATGGAAGGAACTAACTGCACAAGCCAGAGAGGCCGACAAGGACCAACGCTTCTTCATCTGGTGCTCAGTTCGTACCTGGACGGGCAGCGTGCCCCGACCCTGGGGCAGAGGAGCTCCTGGGCGCTGGGGCCCGGGTCCCTGCAGAGTGGGGCTTGGAGACTTCTGGTCCCTGCTCCAAAGACAGACGCAAGAACAGCAATGCCTTCGGAACTGATGCAGGGTCCCCAGGGGGGCAGGGCTGCTGAGGGGAGGGCTGTGTGGGGGTTAGAGGGGGTGGAAGTCTCCAGAACCATCTGAGACCCTCCCCCTTTGCTGCCACCCAGGGTGCAGGCCACACTTGGTGAGTCACCTGACCTACGAATGCCCTGAGGGCTTCCAGTCCTGTCTGTCCTCCCACCTGGGCTTCTGCAGAAGTCTCTCTCCATGCAGACCAGCCACGGGGCCACACTGCATCCTTACCTCAGGAATGGGCCCCATGGTGAAGGGGCCCGTGTGTCAGCAGCATCCTCTGGGTCCCCAGCTCAGGAAGAGCCATCCCCAGCTCCGATTTTTCCCACACTAATATGCACACTGAATTGGAAGCAAGCTGTTACACTCGCCTGCCAATGAGACTGGGACACAAAGCGTAcctggggctctgggctccagATTCCAACAAGGACCGGCCCCAAGGGGTCCTCCCAGATGACAGGTGCAAAGAcggacaccccccaccccctggtctGGTCCCCCTTGCCCACGTTCTGGCTCCACCCGGGTGGGGAAATCTTGGAGGGGCCCCCAACCGGCCCCCTGCTGTGTACGATGCCTGT encodes:
- the KCTD15 gene encoding BTB/POZ domain-containing protein KCTD15 → MPHRKERPSGSSLHTHGSAGTAEGGSMSRLSLTRSPVSPLAAQGIPLPAQLTKSNAPVHIDVGGHMYTSSLATLTKYPDSRISRLFNGTEPIVLDSLKQHYFIDRDGEIFRYVLSFLRTSKLLLPDDFKDFSLLYEEARYYQLQPMVRELERWQQEQEQRRRSRACDCLVVRVTPDLGERIALSGEKALIEEVFPETGDVMCNSVNAGWNQDPTHVIRFPLNGYCRLNSVQVLERLFQRGFSVAASCGGGVDSSQFSEYVLCREERRPQPTPTAVRIKQEPLD